The Tigriopus californicus strain San Diego chromosome 5, Tcal_SD_v2.1, whole genome shotgun sequence genome includes a region encoding these proteins:
- the LOC131880573 gene encoding semaphorin-1A-like isoform X1, producing MDMLQKDTLSMKGYLLWLCFLAVSWCPTSLAIQWQDNLRPKLFCSMTDRDYTAFLGNVTSKNHFSQLFYTSTTVDKLSPPLLLIGARNIMYKVSADELRLKQTLVWHASDFDKESCSVKGKNKETCQNYIVVIQQYSTDPSRYLICGTNAFKPMCREYIDERGSYVKRSEFSGLGLAPFDPAHNSTAVLVGGELYSGTVADFTGVDPIIFREPLRTQQYDSVQLNSPDFVGSFEHQDFVYFFFREAAVEYINCGKAVFSRVARVCKGDQGGPNKAKNSWTSYLKTRLNCSVPGHYPFYFDEIQGISELVQGQYGPESDGRDSVIYATFTTPSNSIGASAVCAFRLREISDAFSGRFKEQRSSGENWLAVDDNKVPSPRPGICNNDTKSLPDQNLNFIKTHSLMDEPVQPFFGSPIVIRTGMVSRFTVIAIDPQIKTTDGRAFDVIFVGTTNGRVLKVINAQSAFSRTKVETIIIEELQVFSNTIFIKDVKVMGHGTEGQQSLGSLAVMSETEVRAFPVQRCDRASTCVECVALQDPYCAWEIRSSRCSSGDWTKNMASSFIQSITTGIHPHCPAGDAASASAQAVSQVYSYEKFLGGLQLGQVVNIIDESRLENEIGAGTQGGSGIITSDVGAGSGNGVQVVEPSQVLFSLETLIITVSAGAVAALVVGFVTGYCCGRKCRKEEDGHMPYPDTEYEYFEQRGGLARPILMGPAGAPLLPAQSAKLHDGRHEEVTYAEPDLVSGPLRQMPPPTANQLAMMAPPPPGPPTMMPGTNRYQPSIGGGPPSQGVLGGHYSSSLLNPQNKFNTIHAGGKRPLPSINQYESAAEAKLGSGKDPAYYARGRDNLNSYHMSTLGRSTSMRNKDPLNTHRSMGDHSNASSSEGSSGGGGNGLGTGGGGGKGSQVVDSAYGTTRSVKSKVYL from the exons ATATGCTACAGAAAGATACGTTGTCAATGAAGGGATACTTGCTGTGGTTGTGTTTTTTGGCAGTAAGCTGGTGTCCCACCTCCTTGGCCATACAATGGCAAGACAACCTTCGGCCCAAATTGTTCTGCTCAATGACCGACAGAGACTACACAGCCTTCTTGGGAAATGTGACATCCAAGAACCACTTTTCGCAACTGTTTTACACCTCTACCACCGTGGACAAGCTCTCACCCCCGTTACTTCTTATTGGAGCTAGAAACATTATGTATAAAGTTAGTGCAGATGAGCTTCGCCTTAAACAGACTCTAGTTTGGCACGCTTCAGACTTCGATAAAGAATCTTGCTCAGTCAAgggcaaaaacaaagaaacttgCCAAAATTATATTGTCGTGATTCAACAATACAGCACGGATCCCTCGAGATATTTGATTTGTGGGACTAATGCCTTCAAGCCGATGTGTCGAGAATACATCGATGAGCGAGGGTCGTACGTGAAGCGGAGTGAATTCTCAGGCTTGGGACTGGCCCCCTTTGATCCCGCTCATAACTCCACTGCGGTTCTGGTGGGAGGAGAACTTTACTCTGGAACCGTTGCCGATTTCACCGGAGTGGATCCTATAATATTTCGTGAACCTCTTCGAACCCAGCAGTATGACTCGGTTCAGCTCAACTCTCCTGACTTCGTCGGTTCTTTTGAACATCAG GATTTCGTATACTTTTTCTTCCGGGAAGCAGCTGTTGAGTACATAAACTGCGGGAAAGCAGTGTTCTCTCGAGTTGCCCGCGTATGCAAAGGTGATCAAGGTGGACCGaacaaggccaaaaattcCTGGACCTCCTACCTCAAAACAAGGCTCAATTGTTCCGTGCCTGGACACTATCCTTTCTATTTCGACGAAATCCAAGGCATATCCGAACTCGTTCAAGGTCAATACGGCCCTGAATCCGATGGCCGAGACTCGGTTATCTATGCTACATTCACCACTCCATCAAATTCAATCGGAGCATCCGCCGTGTGCGCATTTAGACTCCGGGAAATAAGTGATGCATTTAGCGGGCGTTTTAAAGAACAAAGATCATCAGGCGAGAACTGGCTCGCCGTTGACGATAACAAG GTTCCGTCACCGCGACCAGGAATTTGTAACAACGACACAAAAAGTCTTCCAGATCAGAACTTGAACTTCATCAAAACTCACTCATTAATGGATGAGCCAGTTCAACCATTTTTTGGATCTCCCATTGTCATTAGGACTGGAATGGTGTCTAGATTCACTGTGATTGCAATTGATCCCCAAATCAAGACCACAGATGGACGAGCCTTTGACGTCATTTTTGTCG GTACAACGAACGGACGAGTTTTGAAAGTGATAAATGCCCAATCTGCTTTTTCCCGGACCAAAGTGGAAACAATCATCATCGAGGAATTGCAAGTTTTTTCCAATACTATCTTTATCAAGGATGTGAAAGTGATGGGACATGGCACCGAAGGCCAACAAAGTCTAGGCTCACTTGCAGTTATGTCTGAGACTGAAGTGCGAGCTTTCCCGGTCCAACGTTGCGATCGGGCCTCTACCTGTGTTGAATGTGTGGCCCTCCAGGATCCGTATTGCGCTTGGGAAATTAGGTCGTCGAG atGTAGTTCGGGGGATTGGACGAAAAATATGGCTAGCAGTTTCATCCAATCGatcaccacgggaattcatcCACATTGTCCCGCTGGCGATGCGGCAAGTGCTTCGGCACAAGCCGTGAGTCAAGTGTATTCTTATGAGAAATTCCTCGGAGGACTGCAACTAGGGCAAGTCGTAAATATTATTGATGAAAGCCGATTGGAAAACGAAATTGGAGCTGGAACCCAGGGAGGGAGCGGGATAATAACCTCTGATGTGGGTGCAGGGTCTGGCAATGGCGTTCAG gtTGTGGAACCATCCcaagttcttttttctttggaaactcTGATCATTACTGTAAGTGCCGGCGCTGTGGCTGCCTTAGTGGTTGGGTTTGTCACGGGCTATTGCTGTGGCCGAAAGTGTCGCAAGGAAGAAGATGGGCACATGCCCTATCCTGATACAGAGTACGAGTACTTTGAACAAAGAGGCGGACTAGCACGGCCCATTTTAATGGGTCCAGCTGGTGCTCCTTTATTACCCGCACAATCTGCTAAGCTTCATGATGGACGGCACGAAGAG GTCACCTATGCTGAACCCGATTTAGTCTCGGGACCTCTCAGACAGATGCCACCTCCCACCGCAAATCAGTTGGCTATGATGGCCCCTCCACCTCCTGGTCCTCCCACGATGATGCCAGGGACCAACCGATATCAGCCTTCCATAGGAGGTGGTCCACCTAGTCAAGGTGTGTTGGGTGGACATTACTCAAGTTCCTTGCTGAATCCTCAGAACAAGTTCAATACTATTCACGCAGGTGGGAAACGCCCCTTGCCCAGCATAAATCAATATGAAAGCGCCGCTGAGGCCAAGCTGGGGAGTGGTAAAGACCCTGCCTACTACGCCAGGGGTCGCGACAATCTCAACTCGTATCATATGTCAACCTTGGGTCGAAGCACCTCCATGCGCAACAAGGACCCCCTGAACACCCACAGGTCCATGGGTGACCATTCCAATGCAAGCAGCTCTGAAGGCTCTTCTGGTGGGGGAGGTAATGGCCTGGGTACtggagggggaggagggaaAGGGTCCCAAGTGGTAGACAGTGCCTATGGAACCACAAGGTCTGTGAAGAGCAAAGTGTATTTGTAA
- the LOC131880573 gene encoding semaphorin-1A-like isoform X2 encodes MDMLQKDTLSMKGYLLWLCFLAVSWCPTSLAIQWQDNLRPKLFCSMTDRDYTAFLGNVTSKNHFSQLFYTSTTVDKLSPPLLLIGARNIMYKVSADELRLKQTLVWHASDFDKESCSVKGKNKETCQNYIVVIQQYSTDPSRYLICGTNAFKPMCREYIDERGSYVKRSEFSGLGLAPFDPAHNSTAVLVGGELYSGTVADFTGVDPIIFREPLRTQQYDSVQLNSPDFVGSFEHQDFVYFFFREAAVEYINCGKAVFSRVARVCKGDQGGPNKAKNSWTSYLKTRLNCSVPGHYPFYFDEIQGISELVQGQYGPESDGRDSVIYATFTTPSNSIGASAVCAFRLREISDAFSGRFKEQRSSGENWLAVDDNKVPSPRPGICNNDTKSLPDQNLNFIKTHSLMDEPVQPFFGSPIVIRTGMVSRFTVIAIDPQIKTTDGRAFDVIFVGTTNGRVLKVINAQSAFSRTKVETIIIEELQVFSNTIFIKDVKVMGHGTEGQQSLGSLAVMSETEVRAFPVQRCDRASTCVECVALQDPYCAWEIRSSRCSSGDWTKNMASSFIQSITTGIHPHCPAGDAASASAQAVSQVYSYEKFLGGLQLGQVVNIIDESRLENEIGAGTQGGSGIITSDVGAGSGNGVQVVEPSQVLFSLETLIITVSAGAVAALVVGFVTGYCCGRKCRKEEDGHMPYPDTEYEYFEQRGGLARPILMGPAGAPLLPAQSAKLHDGRHEEVTYAEPDLVSGPLRQMPPPTANQLAMMAPPPPGPPTMMPGTNRYQPSIGGGPPSQGGKRPLPSINQYESAAEAKLGSGKDPAYYARGRDNLNSYHMSTLGRSTSMRNKDPLNTHRSMGDHSNASSSEGSSGGGGNGLGTGGGGGKGSQVVDSAYGTTRSVKSKVYL; translated from the exons ATATGCTACAGAAAGATACGTTGTCAATGAAGGGATACTTGCTGTGGTTGTGTTTTTTGGCAGTAAGCTGGTGTCCCACCTCCTTGGCCATACAATGGCAAGACAACCTTCGGCCCAAATTGTTCTGCTCAATGACCGACAGAGACTACACAGCCTTCTTGGGAAATGTGACATCCAAGAACCACTTTTCGCAACTGTTTTACACCTCTACCACCGTGGACAAGCTCTCACCCCCGTTACTTCTTATTGGAGCTAGAAACATTATGTATAAAGTTAGTGCAGATGAGCTTCGCCTTAAACAGACTCTAGTTTGGCACGCTTCAGACTTCGATAAAGAATCTTGCTCAGTCAAgggcaaaaacaaagaaacttgCCAAAATTATATTGTCGTGATTCAACAATACAGCACGGATCCCTCGAGATATTTGATTTGTGGGACTAATGCCTTCAAGCCGATGTGTCGAGAATACATCGATGAGCGAGGGTCGTACGTGAAGCGGAGTGAATTCTCAGGCTTGGGACTGGCCCCCTTTGATCCCGCTCATAACTCCACTGCGGTTCTGGTGGGAGGAGAACTTTACTCTGGAACCGTTGCCGATTTCACCGGAGTGGATCCTATAATATTTCGTGAACCTCTTCGAACCCAGCAGTATGACTCGGTTCAGCTCAACTCTCCTGACTTCGTCGGTTCTTTTGAACATCAG GATTTCGTATACTTTTTCTTCCGGGAAGCAGCTGTTGAGTACATAAACTGCGGGAAAGCAGTGTTCTCTCGAGTTGCCCGCGTATGCAAAGGTGATCAAGGTGGACCGaacaaggccaaaaattcCTGGACCTCCTACCTCAAAACAAGGCTCAATTGTTCCGTGCCTGGACACTATCCTTTCTATTTCGACGAAATCCAAGGCATATCCGAACTCGTTCAAGGTCAATACGGCCCTGAATCCGATGGCCGAGACTCGGTTATCTATGCTACATTCACCACTCCATCAAATTCAATCGGAGCATCCGCCGTGTGCGCATTTAGACTCCGGGAAATAAGTGATGCATTTAGCGGGCGTTTTAAAGAACAAAGATCATCAGGCGAGAACTGGCTCGCCGTTGACGATAACAAG GTTCCGTCACCGCGACCAGGAATTTGTAACAACGACACAAAAAGTCTTCCAGATCAGAACTTGAACTTCATCAAAACTCACTCATTAATGGATGAGCCAGTTCAACCATTTTTTGGATCTCCCATTGTCATTAGGACTGGAATGGTGTCTAGATTCACTGTGATTGCAATTGATCCCCAAATCAAGACCACAGATGGACGAGCCTTTGACGTCATTTTTGTCG GTACAACGAACGGACGAGTTTTGAAAGTGATAAATGCCCAATCTGCTTTTTCCCGGACCAAAGTGGAAACAATCATCATCGAGGAATTGCAAGTTTTTTCCAATACTATCTTTATCAAGGATGTGAAAGTGATGGGACATGGCACCGAAGGCCAACAAAGTCTAGGCTCACTTGCAGTTATGTCTGAGACTGAAGTGCGAGCTTTCCCGGTCCAACGTTGCGATCGGGCCTCTACCTGTGTTGAATGTGTGGCCCTCCAGGATCCGTATTGCGCTTGGGAAATTAGGTCGTCGAG atGTAGTTCGGGGGATTGGACGAAAAATATGGCTAGCAGTTTCATCCAATCGatcaccacgggaattcatcCACATTGTCCCGCTGGCGATGCGGCAAGTGCTTCGGCACAAGCCGTGAGTCAAGTGTATTCTTATGAGAAATTCCTCGGAGGACTGCAACTAGGGCAAGTCGTAAATATTATTGATGAAAGCCGATTGGAAAACGAAATTGGAGCTGGAACCCAGGGAGGGAGCGGGATAATAACCTCTGATGTGGGTGCAGGGTCTGGCAATGGCGTTCAG gtTGTGGAACCATCCcaagttcttttttctttggaaactcTGATCATTACTGTAAGTGCCGGCGCTGTGGCTGCCTTAGTGGTTGGGTTTGTCACGGGCTATTGCTGTGGCCGAAAGTGTCGCAAGGAAGAAGATGGGCACATGCCCTATCCTGATACAGAGTACGAGTACTTTGAACAAAGAGGCGGACTAGCACGGCCCATTTTAATGGGTCCAGCTGGTGCTCCTTTATTACCCGCACAATCTGCTAAGCTTCATGATGGACGGCACGAAGAG GTCACCTATGCTGAACCCGATTTAGTCTCGGGACCTCTCAGACAGATGCCACCTCCCACCGCAAATCAGTTGGCTATGATGGCCCCTCCACCTCCTGGTCCTCCCACGATGATGCCAGGGACCAACCGATATCAGCCTTCCATAGGAGGTGGTCCACCTAGTCAAG GTGGGAAACGCCCCTTGCCCAGCATAAATCAATATGAAAGCGCCGCTGAGGCCAAGCTGGGGAGTGGTAAAGACCCTGCCTACTACGCCAGGGGTCGCGACAATCTCAACTCGTATCATATGTCAACCTTGGGTCGAAGCACCTCCATGCGCAACAAGGACCCCCTGAACACCCACAGGTCCATGGGTGACCATTCCAATGCAAGCAGCTCTGAAGGCTCTTCTGGTGGGGGAGGTAATGGCCTGGGTACtggagggggaggagggaaAGGGTCCCAAGTGGTAGACAGTGCCTATGGAACCACAAGGTCTGTGAAGAGCAAAGTGTATTTGTAA